The proteins below come from a single Argentina anserina chromosome 1, drPotAnse1.1, whole genome shotgun sequence genomic window:
- the LOC126802584 gene encoding uncharacterized protein LOC126802584: MVAANLKAETLGLMDKRSALEAEMNAIIERLTQPGGPGLSGNLLNFEGFPREDIDIPAVRAERRRLAELKNDHKEITEKLDRNLQVLHSAKLAPKSSSLQPSDGQSGSVVSVGESASSTNVASDVMDVDVSVPFALVDEIADASPAAEDGLQLGDQIVKFGNVENGDNLLQKLAFEAQTNQGCAVPVKVLRQGARVNLMVTPRTWQGRGLLGCHFQIL; this comes from the exons ATGGTGGCGGCGAATCTGAAAGCGGAGACTTTAGGTCTGATGGACAAGAGGAGTGCTCTGGAGGCAGAGATGAACGCGATCATCGAGCGTCTTACTCAGCCCGGCGGCCCTGGACTCTCCGGCAACCTCCTCAACTTCGAG GGGTTTCCTCGCGAGGATATTGATATCCCAGCTGTGCGAGCTGAACGACGTCGTCTTGCTG AATTGAAAAATGACCATAAAGAGATTACGGAGAAATTGGACCGGAATTTACAAGTTCTGCATTCCGCGAAGCTTGCTCCGAAATCATCATCCCTCCAACCATCAG ATGGGCAGAGTGGCTCAGTTGTCAGTGTTGGAGAATCTGCTTCTTCGACTAATGTTGCTTCGGATGTCATGGATGTGGATGTGAGTGTACCCTTTGCATTGGTTGATGAGATAGCTGATGCGTCACCAGCAGCAGAGGATGGTTTGCAACTTGGAGATCAGATTGTGAAATTTGGCAATGTGGAAAATGGTGACAATTTGTTGCAGAAACTCGCCTTTGAGGCTCAAACGAATCAGGGTTGTGCTGTACCTGTAAAGGTCTTAAGGCAAGGTGCCCGAGTGAATTTAATGGTGACTCCTAGAACATGGCAAGGCAGGGGTCTACTTGG ATGTCATTTCCAGATTTTGTAA
- the LOC126801893 gene encoding uncharacterized protein LOC126801893: MSGAPRVKSMNVANSESRSVLGPAGNKGGAFSARKPATKPLRKTEKTVEEVTSAEDKKTQQSSKVSTSPKLHSISVPSVLRRHDQLLQSNFSLNASCSSDASTDSFHSRASTGRLIRSNSVGSRRKQYVSKPRSVVSDGGLDSPPGGSQSNKRCAWVTPNTDPCYVAFHDEEWGLPVHDDKLLFELLVLSGALAELSWPLILSKRHIFREVFADFDPIAVAKLNEKKIMAPGSVAGSLLSESKLRAILENGRQMTKVIDEFGSFDKYIWNFVNSKPLISRFRYPRQVPAKSPKADVISKDLVRRGFRSVGPTVIYSFMQVAGITNDHLVSCFRFQECLNAAEGKQENGSLEEGEKKIENGIESDLSVALDELSFSADV, translated from the exons ATGTCAGGAGCTCCAAGAGTAAAGTCTATGAATGTGGCTAATTCTGAGTCACGGTCCGTGCTTGGACCTGCTGGGAACAAGGGAGGGGCATTCAGTGCACGAAAACCGGCTACAAAGCCACTGAGAAAGACTGAGAAAACGGTTGAGGAGGTTACATCAGCTGAGGACAAGAAAACCCAGCAATCTTCAAAAGTCTCTACCTCTCCTAAGCTGCATTCTATCAGTGTTCCTTCAGTACTTCGTCGGCACGACCAGTTATTGCAGTCTAATTTTTCACTAAATGCTTCATGTTCGTCCGATGCGTCTACAGATTCATTCCATAGTAGAGCATCTACTGGTAGACTTATTCGATCAAATAGTGTAGGGAGTAGGAGGAAGCAGTATGTGTCGAAACCAAGAAGTGTTGTTTCTGATGGTGGATTGGACTCTCCTCCTGGTGGTTCACAGTCAAATAAACGATGTGCTTGGGTGACTCCAAATACCG ATCCATGTTATGTTGCTTTTCATGATGAAGAATGGGGGCTCCCGGTACACGATGACAA GCTACTGTTTGAGCTTCTTGTCCTATCTGGTGCTTTGGCTGAACTTTCATGGCCTCTCATTTTAAGCAAAAGGCACATCTTTAG GGAAGTGTTTGCAGATTTTGATCCTATTGCTGTCGCGAAGTTGAATGAGAAGAAGATAATGGCACCGGGTAGTGTTGCAGGCTCCTTATTGTCCGAGTCAAAGTTGCGTGCTATTCTTGAAAATGGACGTCAAATGACTAAG GTCATAGATGAGTTTGGATCTTTCGACAAGTATATTTGGAACTTCGTGAATAGCAAGCCATTAATTAGCCGATTCCGGTACCCTCGGCAGGTTCCAGCCAAATCCCCAAAGGCAGATGTGATAAGCAAAGATCTTGTGAGAAGGGGATTTCGTAGCGTGGGTCCCACTGTCATCTACTCTTTCATGCAAGTGGCCGGAATTACAAATGACCATCTGGTTAGTTGCTTCAGATTCCAGGAGTGTCTGAATGCTGCAGAAGGGAAGCAAGAGAATGGCTCCCTGGAAGAGGGTGAAAAGAAAATCGAGAACGGGATAGAATCAGACTTGTCGGTTGCCCTGGATGAGTTGAGTTTCTCCGCAGACGTATAA
- the LOC126783236 gene encoding probable WRKY transcription factor 32, with the protein MAEHESQFQKQGEDDEREEEEEEEEEEEEKESGIELPESTRLETVAGSGVRSAAESVGGAQFQEQVGINRLDDLASASYQPAQGRTQNQPQLVSCPTSLSELSPTSVTQSISPAPSPILREQRRPLQNVNSLCMLEGGKQISSDFDSISPVRLVKTSASDGYNWRKYGQKQVKSPPGSRSYYRCTFSECSVKKIECCDISGNLTEVVYKSQHSHDPPLRSNCTREIKVASSAECVGNSVTEYPCALLNDSEQSTTSKEHVQEIPISENKRQSSSNSDGNDDVMIKEEHNNEPESKKRLKKSNSEHSDSLLKPCKKPKFVVHAEGDVGISADGYRWRKYGQKMVKGNPHPRNYYRCTSAGCPVRKHIETAVNNTSAVIITYKGIHDHDMPVPKKRHGPPCPPLVAAAAPASMNNLQIVKGDTEGHQSSTQWLVNKGTQQSSTQCSVDNGAHQSSTQWSVDKEGELTGETLELGGEKAMESARTLLSIGFEIKPC; encoded by the exons ATGGCTGAACACGAGAGCCAATTTCAAAAGCAAGGCGAAGATgatgagagagaagaagaagaagaagaagaagaagaagaagaagaaaaggagagtGGGATCGAGTTACCGGAGTCGACGCGATTAGAAACCGTTGCAG GCTCGGGAGTTAGGTCTGCGGCGGAGTCGGTTGGTGGAGCTCAATTTCAG GAGCAAGTAGGGATAAACCGCCTGGATGATCTGGCAAGTGCATCGTACCAGCCTGCTCAGGGTCGGACACAAAATCAGCCACAATTGGTTTCTTGTCCAACTTCGTTGTCAGAACTGTCACCAACTTCTGTTACTCAATCTATTTCACCTGCTCCAAGCCCAATTCTTCGAGAACAAAGACGGCCATTGCAAAATGTCAATAGTTTATGCATGCTCGAGGGGGGCAAACAAATTTCTTCTGACTTTGATTCTATATCGCCCGTTCGTCTTGTAAAAACCTCTGCTTCAGATGGTTACAACTGGAGGAAATATGGCCAGAAGCAAGTGAAGAGTCCTCCAGGTTCCCGAAGTTATTACAGATGCACATTTTCTGAGTGTTCTGTCAAAAAGATTGAATGCTGCGATATTTCAGGCAATTTAACTGAAGTTGTTTACAAAAGTCAACATAGTCATGATCCACCTCTGAGGAGTAACTGCACAAGGGAAATCAAAGTTGCATCTTCTGCTGAGTGTGTAGGCAATAGTGTTACAGAATATCCCTGTGCACTACTGAATGATTCAGAGCAGTCCACAACTTCGAAAGAACACGTACAAGAAATCCcaatttctgaaaataaaCGGCAGAGTTCAAGTAACTCCGATGGTAATGATGATGTGATGATCAAGGAGGAGCATAACAATGAACCAGAATCCAAAAAAAG ATTGAAGAAAAGCAACTCAGAACATTCAGATTCCCTCTTGAAACCTTGCAAGAAACCTAAGTTTGTTGTACATGCAGAAGGGGATGTGGGAATATCAGCTGATGGATATAGATGGCGCAAGTACGGACAAAAGATGGTGAAGGGAAACCCCCATCCCAG GAACTACTATAGATGCACTTCTGCCGGATGCCCTGTCCGGAAGCACATTGAAACGGCCGTAAATAACACAAGTGCTGTCATAATAACATACAAAGGGATACATGACCATGATATGCCTGTTCCAAAGAAGCGGCATGGCCCTCCATGTCCTCCTCTTGTTGCCGCCGCTGCCCCTGCTTCCATGAACAATTTGCAGATTGTGAAAGGTGATACTGAAGGGCACCAATCTTCGACCCAGTGGTTAGTGAACAAGGGAACTCAACAATCTTCGACGCAATGCTCAGTGGACAATGGAGCACACCAATCTTCAACGCAGTGGTCAGTAGACAAGGAAGGAGAATTGACTGGTGAGACCTTAGAACTTGGAGGCGAGAAGGCAATGGAATCAGCTCGAACTCTTTTGAGCATTGGATTTGAAATCAAACCCTGTTGA
- the LOC126782892 gene encoding probable purine permease 5, which translates to MQPLLESGGRMEEDSPNPPVSLRARISALNTMAREEYKSKPISHWILLLLSSAGMLVAFPASSLLSRIYFANGGTSKWIISWAAVAGWPLTAVILLPTYFICKTSPTPLNFTLALSYGVLGLLSAADNLMYAYAYAYLPASTASLLASSSLVFSALFGYILVKNKLNASIVNAIVVITAAMTIIALDSDSDRYDYVTEKQYILGFVWDILGSALHGLIFALSELVFVKLLGRRSFHVVLEQQLGVSLFAFVFTTIGMILNKDFQGMASEAKTFEGGKSSYYQVLIWSTITFQLGVLGATAVLFLSSTVLAGVLNAVRVPLTSIAAVILLNDPMSGLKILSLIVTFWGFGCYIYGS; encoded by the exons ATGCAGCCGCTGCTCGAGTCAG GGGGAAGAATGGAAGAGGATTCACCGAATCCTCCTGTTTCACTACGTGCCCGGATTTCTGCCCTCAACACAATGGCTAGGGAAGAATACAAAAGCAAGCCAATCTCGCATTGGATACTTCTACTTCTAAGCAGTGCGGGAATGCTTGTAGCATTTCCTGCATCTAGCCTTCTATCTCGTATCTATTTTGCCAATGGCGGCACTAGCAAGTGGATCATATCATGGGCGGCTGTTGCAGGGTGGCCTCTGACTGCTGTGATCTTACTGCCAACATACTTCATCTGCAAAACCAGTCCTACTCCCCTGAATTTCACACTTGCATTATCTTATGGTGTGCTAGGTCTCCTAAGTGCTGCCGACAACCTTATGTATGCATACGCATATGCTTACCTCCCAGCATCTACTGCTTCTCTCCTTGCATCGTCATCTCTTGTATTTTCTGCATTGTTTGGATATATACTGGTGAAGAACAAACTAAACGCTTCAATAGTAAATGCTATTGTGGTCATTACTGCTGCTATGACCATCATTGCATTGGATTCTGATTCAGACAGATACGACTATGTCACCGAGAAGCAATACATTCTAGGTTTCGTCTGGGATATATTGGGATCTGCTCTCCATGGGCTCATTTTTGCTCTCTCAGAGCTAGTTTTTGTGAAGCTACTTGGTAGAAGGTCCTTTCATGTTGTGCTGGAGCAACAACTTGGGGTGTCCCTATTTGCCTTTGTGTTTACCACCATCGGGATGATTTTGAATAAGGATTTTCAGGGAATGGCATCCGAAGCTAAAACTTTCGAGGGTGGTAAATCCTCTTATTACCAAGTTCTCATTTGGAGTACGATCACTTTTCAGTTGGGGGTGTTAGGGGCTACTGCTGTGCTCTTTCTGTCTTCCACTGTTCTTGCTGGTGTTCTTAATGCAGTAAGGGTACCACTCACAAGCATTGCAGCTGTGATATTGTTAAATGATCCCATGAGCGGCTTAAAAATCCTCTCTTTGATTGTTACGTTTTGGGGATTTGGCTGCTACATCTATGGCAGCTAA
- the LOC126782898 gene encoding eukaryotic translation initiation factor 5A-2 produces the protein MSDEEHQFESKADAGASKTYPQQAGTIRKNGYIVIKARPCKVVEVSTSKTGKHGHAKCHFVAIDIFNGKKLEDIVPSSHNCDVPHVNRTDYQLIDISEDGFVSLLTENGNTKDDLRLPTDDSLLTQLKDGFAEGKDLVVTVMSAMGEEQICALKDIGPK, from the exons ATGTCTGACGAGGAGCACCAGTTCGAATCCAAGGCCGACGCCGGAGCCTCCAAGACCTATCCTCAGCAAGCTGGTACCATCCGCAAGAATGGCTACATCGTCATCAAGGCCCGCCCTTGCAAG GTTGTTGAAGTCTCCACTTCCAAGACTGGAAAGCATGGTCACGCCAAGTGCCACTTTGTTGCTATTGATATCTTCAATGGCAAGAAGCTTGAGGATATTGTCCCCTCCTCCCACAATTGTGAC GTTCCTCATGTGAACCGTACTGATTACCAGCTGATTGATATCTCTGAAGATGGCTTT GTGAGTCTCTTGACTGAAAATGGAAACACCAAGGATGACCTGAGGCTTCCCACTGATGATTCTCTCCTCACTCAG CTGAAGGATGGATTTGCTGAGGGCAAGGATCTTGTGGTGACTGTCATGTCTGCAATGGGAGAGGAGCAGATTTGTGCCCTTAAGGACATTGGTCCCAAGTAA
- the LOC126785528 gene encoding probable LRR receptor-like serine/threonine-protein kinase At2g24230, with product MGFNFFASLLVLSLLLKPFACQQPNTDGFYVSLFLQKMGLPSSSSSSSSLYNFSAPVCSWPGVFCDSGNEYVISLVASGLELSGSIPDTTIGKLTKLQSLDLSNNKITGFPSDLWSLGSLKNLNLSHNQISGSLTNNIGNFGLLESLDISRNNLSGEIPAAISSLISLRFLRLSQNGFDMSIPPGIMSCQSLVEIDLSSNKLNGSLPDGFGGAFTKLKSLNLAGNAIHGRDSDFSVMKSITSLNISGNVFKGSVMGVFMEQLEVIDLSKNQFEGYISQVQFNASYNWSHLIYLDLSENQLGGEIFHDITGAQNLKHLNLAHNRFSRQKFPRVEMFSSLEYLNLSKTSLTGQIPYELSQLSSLSTLDLSENHLIGHIPLLSLESIQVLDVSFNNLSGEVPVSLLEKLPWMERFNFSYNNLTLCASDISTETLQKSFFGASNSCPIAANPTLLRSRAAKDKHKGLKLALALALSMVCLLVGLLFLAVGCRRKTRMWEVKPTSFKEEQNISGPFSFQTDSTTWVADVKQATSVLVVIFEKPLLNFTFADLLSATSNFDRGTLLAEGKFGPVYRGFLPGGIHVAVKVLVHGSTLTDQEAAREFEYLGRIKHPNLVPLTGYCLAGEQRIAIYDYMENGNLQNLLHDLPLGVQTTEDWSTDTWEEDDNNGIQHVGSEGLLTTWRFRHKIALGAARALAFLHHGCSPPIIHRDVKASSVYLDYNLEPRLSDFGLAKIFGSGLDEEISLGSPGYVPPEFSQAECDSLTPKSDVYCFGVVLFELITGKKPSGDDYPDDKEATLVSWVRGLVRKNKVLIAVDPKIRDTGRDDQMEEALKIGYLCTADLPSKRPSMQQIVGLLKDIEPTGNQ from the coding sequence ATGGGTTTCAACTTCTTTGCTTCTCTACTGGTTCTTTCACTGTTGTTGAAGCCATTTGCTTGTCAACAACCCAATACAGATGGGTTTTATGTCTCTCTGTTCTTGCAAAAAATGGGTTtgccatcatcatcttcttcttcttcttcactttaCAACTTCTCTGCTCCGGTTTGTTCATGGCCTGGAGTGTTTTGTGATTCAGGAAATGAATACGTTATTAGCTTAGTTGCTTCTGGTTTAGAACTCTCTGGTTCCATTCCTGACACCACTATTGGAAAGCTAACAAAGCTTCAATCTTTGGACCTTAGCAACAACAAAATCACTGGCTTCCCATCAGACTTGTGGAGCTTAGGCTCACTCAAGAACCTTAATCTTTCTCATAACCAGATTTCTGGGTCCTTGACTAACAACATTGGCAACTTTGGCCTACTTGAAAGCTTAGATATTTCAAGGAACAATTTATCTGGTGAGATTCCTGCTGCTATAAGCTCACTCATCAGTCTGAGATTTCTTAGGCTCAGTCAAAATGGTTTTGATATGAGCATTCCTCCTGGCATTATGAGTTGCCAATCTTTGGTTGAGATTGATCTTTCATCCAATAAATTGAATGGGTCTCTTCCTGATGGTTTTGGTGGTGCTTTCACTAAGCTAAAAAGTTTAAATCTTGCTGGAAATGCGATTCATGGCAGGGACTCTGATTTCTCAGTGATGAAGTCCATTACTAGTCTTAACATTTCTGGGAATGTGTTCAAGGGTTCAGTGATGGGTGTGTTTATGGAGCAGTTGGAGGTGATTGACCTGAGCAAGAACCAGTTTGAAGGTTACATTTCTCAGGTACAATTCAATGCAAGCTATAACTGGTCTCATTTGATTTATTTAGACCTGTCTGAGAATCAGCTTGGTGGAGAAATTTTCCATGATATTACTGGAGCCCAAAATCTTAAGCACCTAAATCTAGCACACAATAGATTTTCTAGGCAGAAATTCCCTAGAGTTGAGATGTTTTCTAGTTTGGAATACCTTAATTTGTCGAAAACTAGTCTTACTGGTCAGATTCCTTATGAACTGTCTCAGTTGAGTAGCTTGAGTACACTTGATCTTTCGGAGAACCACCTGATAGGTCATATTCCATTACTGAGTCTAGAGAGCATCCAAGTGCTTGATGTTTCATTCAACAATTTAAGTGGAGAAGTCCCGGTTTCGCTGTTGGAGAAACTTCCTTGGATGGAGAGGTTCAACTTCTCTTACAATAACTTGACACTTTGTGCTTCTGACATCTCCACTGAAACCCTCCAAAAATCTTTCTTTGGTGCTTCAAACAGCTGCCCCATTGCTGCAAACCCAACCCTTTTAAGAAGTCGAGCTGCTAAGGATAAGCACAAGGGACTAAAGCTTGCTTTGGCTTTGGCCCTCTCAATGGTGTGTTTGCTGGTTGGTTTGTTATTCCTCGCAGTTGGTTGCAGAAGGAAAACCAGAATGTGGGAAGTAAAGCCAACCTCATtcaaagaagaacaaaatataTCAGGCCCCTTTTCCTTCCAGACTGACTCTACTACATGGGTGGCAGATGTTAAGCAAGCAACATCAGTGCTTGTAGTGATTTTCGAGAAACCATTGCTGAACTTCACATTTGCTGACCTCTTATCAGCAACTTCAAATTTCGACCGCGGCACACTTTTGGCTGAAGGGAAGTTTGGCCCTGTATACAGAGGATTTCTGCCAGGTGGAATTCATGTAGCAGTGAAAGTTTTAGTGCATGGTTCTACATTGACAGACCAGGAAGCTGCAAGAGAGTTTGAATATCTCGGTCGAATCAAACACCCCAATCTTGTTCCATTGACAGGATATTGCTTAGCTGGGGAGCAAAGAATTGCTATCTATGATTACATGGAGAATGGGAACCTCCAGAATTTGCTTCATGACTTGCCGCTTGGTGTTCAGACAACTGAGGACTGGAGCACAGATACATGGGAAGAAGATGACAACAATGGCATTCAACATGTTGGTTCTGAAGGGTTGTTAACAACTTGGAGATTCCGACACAAGATTGCTCTAGGCGCTGCTCGAGCATTGGCATTTCTACACCATGGTTGCTCACCTCCAATTATTCATAGAGATGTCAAGGCCAGTAGTGTTTATCTCGATTATAACTTGGAGCCAAGGTTATCTGATTTTGGACTGGCTAAGATTTTTGGTAGTGGTTTAGATGAAGAGATCTCTCTTGGATCACCAGGCTACGTGCCACCAGAGTTTTCTCAGGCAGAATGTGATTCTCTAACACCAAAATCTGATGTATATTGCTTTGGAGTTGTTCTTTTTGAGCTCATTACTGGGAAGAAACCATCTGGTGATGATTATCCGGATGACAAAGAAGCAACTCTAGTGAGCTGGGTCAGAGGATTGGTTAGGAAGAACAAAGTGTTGATTGCTGTTGATCCGAAGATTCGTGATACAGGACGTGATGACCAAATGGAGGAGGCACTCAAGATTGGATATTTGTGCACAGCTGACCTACCATCAAAGCGACCAAGCATGCAACAGATAGTTGGACTACTAAAAGATATTGAACCAACAGGTAACCAATGA